The proteins below come from a single Nocardioides eburneiflavus genomic window:
- the galK gene encoding galactokinase, translated as MATFIPFQRVYAKRGSMTVWRAPGRINLVGEHTDYNDGFVLPFALEVGCTAAVAPGPAGSDGWSVRSAQQPEPVVVRRSGLAAAPDVPEWSRYVLGALWLLTDRGVEVPALDLEVDSDVPSGAGLSSSAALVCSVARAVDDHLGLDLDDAALFALTRDVENDAVGAPTGGMDQLVSLRGRAGHALFCDMRSHETRAVPLDLAGSGLAVLVADTRAPHQHSDGEYGNRRSGCEEAARRLGVPALRDVAAADLDHALARLDDDELRRYVRHVVTEDDRVLSVVRLLDEGRLPEIGPLLTASHVSMRDDFRITVPEVDTAVNALHGAGALGARMTGGGFGGCVIGLVPESAVEPAGEAVRAAFADAGFGEPSLFTATPAAGAHPIAG; from the coding sequence TTGGCAACATTCATCCCATTCCAACGGGTATACGCGAAAAGGGGTTCGATGACGGTGTGGCGTGCCCCCGGGCGCATCAACCTGGTCGGTGAGCACACCGACTACAACGACGGCTTCGTGCTGCCGTTCGCCCTCGAGGTGGGATGCACCGCCGCCGTGGCGCCCGGTCCGGCGGGCTCGGACGGCTGGTCGGTGCGTTCCGCGCAGCAGCCCGAGCCGGTCGTCGTACGCCGCTCCGGACTGGCCGCGGCACCCGACGTGCCCGAGTGGTCGCGCTACGTCCTCGGCGCGCTGTGGCTGCTGACGGACCGTGGCGTCGAGGTCCCGGCGCTCGACCTCGAGGTCGACTCCGACGTGCCCTCAGGCGCGGGGCTGTCGTCCTCGGCCGCGCTCGTGTGCTCGGTCGCGCGGGCCGTCGACGACCACCTCGGCCTCGACCTCGACGACGCGGCGCTGTTCGCGCTGACCCGCGACGTCGAGAACGACGCGGTCGGGGCGCCGACCGGCGGGATGGACCAGCTCGTCAGCCTGCGGGGCCGGGCCGGCCACGCCCTGTTCTGCGACATGCGCAGCCACGAGACGCGCGCCGTGCCCCTCGACCTCGCCGGTAGCGGCCTTGCCGTGCTCGTCGCCGACACCCGCGCGCCCCACCAGCACTCCGACGGCGAGTACGGCAACCGGCGCAGCGGCTGCGAGGAGGCAGCGCGTCGGCTCGGCGTACCCGCCCTCCGCGACGTGGCGGCCGCCGACCTCGACCACGCGCTGGCCCGGCTCGACGACGACGAGCTGCGGCGCTACGTCCGCCACGTGGTCACCGAGGACGACCGGGTGCTCTCGGTGGTGCGCCTGCTCGACGAGGGCCGGCTGCCCGAGATCGGGCCGCTGCTCACTGCCTCGCACGTCTCGATGCGCGACGACTTCCGGATCACCGTCCCGGAGGTCGACACGGCAGTCAACGCGCTGCACGGGGCCGGCGCGCTGGGGGCGCGGATGACCGGCGGCGGGTTCGGCGGCTGCGTGATCGGGCTGGTGCCGGAGAGCGCGGTCGAGCCGGCGGGCGAGGCGGTACGCGCCGCCTTCGCCGACGCGGGCTTCGGCGAGCCGTCGCTCTTCACCGCGACCCCGGCGGCGGGGGCGCACCCCATCGCTGGTTGA
- a CDS encoding alpha/beta fold hydrolase: MSPRRTSTEAPVVSDELFAPVGNEVELCYQTFGDPDGEPLLLVMGLGGPMNWWDTELCLRLASAGFHVVRYDNRDTGRSTRIRARVTRGQLVRAFGGRRTRAPYSMSDLAGDAVALMDHLGWDSAHVAGISMGGMIVQTVAIEHPTRVRSLTSIMSTTGRRTVGWQDPRIIPALLAPRKAGRESYVATSVAFWAVIGSPAWPASPERLAERAGETFDRGYSANGTMRHMLAVLEQPDRTQRLRSLRVPALVVHGTADKMVHLSGGRSTAAAIPGAELLTVDGMGHDLPPELFDTFVEAIARTADRA, encoded by the coding sequence ATGTCCCCACGTCGTACCTCCACCGAGGCGCCCGTCGTCTCCGACGAGCTCTTCGCACCGGTCGGCAACGAGGTGGAGCTCTGCTACCAGACCTTCGGCGACCCCGACGGCGAGCCCCTGCTGCTCGTGATGGGCCTCGGCGGCCCGATGAACTGGTGGGACACCGAGCTCTGCCTGAGGCTCGCCTCGGCCGGCTTCCACGTCGTCCGCTACGACAACCGCGACACCGGCCGCTCGACGCGGATCCGGGCGCGGGTGACGCGCGGTCAGCTGGTCCGCGCGTTCGGCGGACGCAGGACCCGTGCGCCGTACTCGATGTCGGACCTGGCCGGCGACGCGGTCGCCCTGATGGACCACCTCGGCTGGGACTCCGCGCACGTCGCCGGCATCTCGATGGGCGGCATGATCGTGCAGACGGTCGCCATCGAGCACCCCACGCGGGTCCGGTCGTTGACCAGCATCATGTCGACGACCGGTCGGCGCACCGTCGGCTGGCAGGACCCCCGGATCATCCCGGCGCTGCTCGCACCCCGCAAGGCAGGACGCGAGTCGTACGTCGCGACCAGCGTGGCGTTCTGGGCAGTCATCGGGTCGCCCGCCTGGCCCGCGTCCCCCGAGCGCCTGGCCGAGCGCGCCGGCGAGACCTTCGACCGCGGCTACAGCGCGAACGGGACCATGCGGCACATGCTGGCCGTCCTCGAGCAGCCGGACCGCACGCAGCGGTTGCGCAGCCTGCGCGTGCCCGCCCTCGTCGTGCACGGGACGGCCGACAAGATGGTGCACCTCAGCGGCGGCCGGTCGACGGCGGCCGCGATCCCCGGCGCCGAGCTGCTCACCGTCGACGGGATGGGCCACGACCTGCCACCCGAGCTCTTCGACACGTTCGTCGAGGCGATCGCGCGCACGGCCGACCGGGCGTAG
- a CDS encoding alpha/beta fold hydrolase, which yields MTQRTVAAFLTPEGFSQPSVAAVLREGSLVTEVGRYAAHAFASRGERRRTPLGSQPVRVGEPVLLVPGFLAGDSSLGPMSRSLRHQGFRTYRADVRANVGCTLGAAAQLEERLEEIAQRRGARVRIVGHSLGGMLARGVAARRPDLVAGIVTMGSPMLAPGAHHASLARSVDLLVRLNRAGMRRLMAEDCVAGRCAQESFDQARAPLPDDVDFTAIFSRRDGIVDWRACIDPAATAVEVRSSHVGMAFDPAVITAVSAALRPRPVVSAVEVDRGQSA from the coding sequence GTGACCCAGCGCACAGTGGCGGCATTCCTGACGCCGGAGGGCTTCTCGCAGCCCTCCGTGGCGGCCGTGCTGCGCGAGGGATCGCTGGTCACCGAGGTCGGCCGCTACGCCGCCCACGCCTTCGCCTCGCGCGGCGAGCGCCGACGTACGCCCCTGGGCTCACAGCCCGTACGGGTGGGCGAGCCAGTGCTGCTGGTGCCGGGATTCCTGGCGGGGGACTCCTCGCTCGGGCCGATGAGCCGGTCGCTGCGCCACCAGGGCTTCCGGACCTATCGCGCCGACGTACGCGCCAACGTCGGCTGCACGCTCGGTGCGGCAGCCCAGCTCGAGGAGCGGCTCGAGGAGATCGCGCAGCGCCGCGGAGCACGGGTGCGGATCGTGGGCCACAGTCTCGGCGGGATGCTGGCCCGGGGTGTCGCGGCGCGCCGTCCCGACCTCGTCGCCGGCATCGTCACGATGGGGAGCCCGATGCTCGCGCCGGGTGCGCACCACGCGTCGCTGGCGCGCAGCGTCGACCTGCTGGTGCGGCTCAACCGTGCCGGGATGCGGCGCCTGATGGCCGAGGACTGCGTCGCGGGCCGGTGCGCCCAGGAGAGCTTCGACCAGGCGCGCGCGCCGCTGCCGGACGACGTCGACTTCACTGCGATCTTCTCCCGCCGCGACGGCATCGTCGACTGGCGCGCGTGCATCGACCCCGCCGCGACCGCGGTCGAGGTGCGCTCGTCCCACGTGGGGATGGCGTTCGACCCGGCCGTCATCACCGCCGTGTCGGCGGCGCTGCGCCCGCGCCCGGTTGTCTCAGCTGTCGAAGTCGATCGAGGACAGAGCGCGTAG
- the glpX gene encoding class II fructose-bisphosphatase → MSAPSPQLVPMPERNLALELVRVTEAAAMAAGRWVGRGDKNDADGVAVEAMRHMISTVEMRGTVVIGEGEKDNAPMLFNGEEVGDGTGAECDVAVDPIDGTTLTAKGMSNAISVLAVSPRGSMYDPSAVFYMDKLATGPEAADVVDIRLPVKENVTRVARAKGLSVHDVTVVLLDRPRHAKLVEDIRETGARIKYITDGDVAGAIMAARPDTGVDLMLGIGGTPEGIITACAMKCIGGTIQGQLWPQDDDERQRALDAGHDLDPDVVLGTDDLVTGDDAFFVATGITDGELMRGVRYRGEGVTTHSLVMRSRSGTVRSITAEHRLSKLRALSSIDFDS, encoded by the coding sequence ATGAGCGCCCCCTCCCCCCAGCTCGTCCCGATGCCCGAACGCAACCTCGCCCTCGAGCTGGTGCGCGTCACCGAGGCGGCCGCCATGGCCGCCGGCCGCTGGGTCGGCCGCGGCGACAAGAACGACGCCGACGGCGTGGCCGTCGAGGCGATGCGCCACATGATCTCCACGGTCGAGATGCGCGGCACCGTGGTCATCGGCGAGGGCGAGAAGGACAACGCCCCGATGCTCTTCAACGGCGAGGAGGTCGGCGACGGCACGGGCGCCGAGTGCGACGTCGCGGTCGATCCGATCGACGGCACCACCCTCACCGCCAAGGGCATGAGCAACGCCATCTCGGTGCTGGCGGTGTCGCCGCGCGGCTCGATGTACGACCCGAGCGCGGTGTTCTACATGGACAAGCTGGCCACTGGGCCGGAGGCCGCCGACGTCGTCGACATCAGGCTGCCGGTCAAGGAGAACGTCACCCGCGTCGCCAGGGCCAAGGGCCTGTCGGTCCACGACGTCACCGTGGTGCTGCTCGACCGGCCGCGCCACGCGAAGCTCGTCGAGGACATCCGCGAGACCGGCGCGCGCATCAAGTACATCACCGACGGCGACGTCGCCGGCGCGATCATGGCCGCGCGCCCCGACACCGGCGTCGACCTGATGCTCGGCATCGGCGGCACGCCCGAGGGGATCATCACCGCCTGCGCGATGAAGTGCATCGGGGGCACGATCCAGGGCCAGCTGTGGCCCCAGGACGACGACGAGCGCCAGCGCGCGCTCGACGCCGGCCACGACCTCGACCCCGACGTCGTGCTCGGCACCGACGACCTGGTGACTGGGGACGACGCCTTCTTCGTCGCCACCGGCATCACCGACGGCGAGCTGATGCGCGGCGTCCGCTACCGCGGCGAGGGCGTCACGACGCACTCGCTCGTGATGCGCTCGCGCAGCGGCACGGTGCGCTCGATCACCGCCGAGCACCGGCTCTCGAAGCTACGCGCTCTGTCCTCGATCGACTTCGACAGCTGA
- a CDS encoding sulfate/molybdate ABC transporter ATP-binding protein, whose translation MAVDLPGRVRADVTAEEGEVLVVIGPNGAGKSTLLRAIAGLEPGRVQVGDADWTDLDVPQRRVGYVFQDQSLFPHLSALDNVAFGPRARGRDRADADRAARAWLERFGIADLADRRPRELSGGQAQRVAIARALATEPDVLLLDEPFSGLDVSVQMALRIELSRHLRDFAGVALLVTHDAIDALTLADRVLVLDDGEVAQAGPPAEVAAEPRTPHVARLVGLNLVTGGEEMIAFTPDSVVVSLHEPEGSTRLRWHGPIASLAPHGDAVRLLVHASPDLLADLTPAAATELGLVPGREVWLSAKATAVSRYPARR comes from the coding sequence GTGGCGGTGGACCTCCCCGGTCGGGTGCGCGCCGACGTGACGGCCGAGGAGGGCGAGGTCCTGGTCGTGATCGGTCCCAACGGCGCCGGCAAGTCCACCCTGCTGCGGGCGATCGCGGGTCTCGAGCCGGGCCGGGTGCAGGTCGGCGACGCCGACTGGACCGACCTCGACGTGCCGCAGCGCCGGGTCGGCTACGTCTTCCAGGACCAGAGCCTGTTCCCGCACCTGTCCGCCCTCGACAACGTCGCGTTCGGGCCGCGGGCACGGGGCCGGGACCGCGCGGACGCCGATCGCGCCGCCCGCGCCTGGCTCGAGCGCTTCGGGATCGCCGACCTCGCGGACCGCCGACCCCGCGAGCTCTCCGGCGGGCAGGCCCAGCGCGTCGCGATCGCCCGCGCGCTCGCCACCGAGCCCGACGTGCTGCTGCTCGACGAGCCGTTCTCCGGTCTCGACGTCTCGGTCCAGATGGCGCTGCGGATCGAGCTCAGCCGGCACCTGCGCGACTTCGCGGGCGTCGCGCTGCTCGTCACCCACGACGCGATCGACGCGCTGACCCTGGCCGACCGGGTGCTCGTGCTCGACGACGGGGAGGTGGCCCAGGCCGGACCTCCGGCGGAGGTCGCCGCGGAGCCCCGTACGCCCCACGTGGCGCGCCTCGTCGGGCTCAACCTCGTCACCGGCGGTGAGGAGATGATCGCCTTCACCCCGGACTCGGTGGTGGTCTCGCTCCACGAGCCGGAGGGCTCGACCCGGCTGCGGTGGCACGGCCCGATCGCGTCCCTCGCGCCGCACGGCGACGCCGTACGCCTGCTGGTCCACGCCTCCCCCGACCTGCTCGCCGACCTCACCCCCGCCGCCGCGACCGAGCTCGGCCTGGTGCCGGGGCGCGAGGTGTGGCTGTCGGCCAAGGCGACCGCGGTGAGCCGCTACCCGGCGCGTCGATAG
- the modB gene encoding molybdate ABC transporter permease subunit, whose translation MTGPRLGRAPAVLLVPAAVGVALLVVPLATLVLDTPWRTLPEHLGSEVVREALGITALSSLLTVVGCVVLGTPLAWLLARVDFRGRRVVRALVLVPLVLPPVVAGVALVTALGRSGLVGQHLPFSIPYTLSGVVLAHTFVSLPFYVLAVEGALRTHGASYDVVAATLGADRWTTFRRVTLPLAAPGVLAGSALAWARSLGEFGATITFAGNYPGTTQTMPSLIYVALNSDPAVARTLSLILLVLSVGVLVLLRERWAVAR comes from the coding sequence GTGACCGGCCCCCGCCTGGGCCGGGCGCCCGCGGTGCTGCTCGTGCCCGCCGCGGTCGGCGTCGCACTGCTGGTGGTGCCCCTGGCGACCCTGGTCCTCGACACCCCGTGGCGTACCCTCCCCGAGCACCTCGGGTCGGAGGTCGTGCGCGAGGCGCTCGGCATCACCGCCCTCAGCAGCCTGCTGACCGTCGTCGGGTGCGTCGTCCTCGGCACTCCCCTCGCGTGGCTCCTGGCCCGCGTCGACTTCCGGGGTCGCCGGGTCGTGCGCGCGCTCGTGCTGGTGCCGCTCGTCCTGCCCCCTGTCGTGGCGGGCGTCGCCCTCGTCACCGCGCTGGGACGCAGTGGCCTGGTCGGCCAGCACCTCCCCTTCTCGATCCCGTACACGCTGTCGGGCGTCGTGCTGGCGCACACGTTCGTGTCGCTGCCGTTCTACGTCCTGGCCGTCGAGGGTGCGCTCCGCACGCACGGGGCGTCGTACGACGTGGTGGCCGCGACGCTGGGCGCCGACCGGTGGACGACCTTCCGCCGGGTGACCCTCCCGCTGGCCGCACCCGGGGTGCTGGCGGGGAGCGCGCTGGCATGGGCCCGCAGCCTGGGCGAGTTCGGCGCGACCATCACGTTCGCCGGCAACTACCCCGGCACCACCCAGACCATGCCGAGCCTGATCTACGTCGCCCTCAACAGCGACCCCGCCGTCGCGCGGACCCTGAGCCTGATCCTGCTCGTGCTCTCGGTGGGGGTGCTCGTCCTGCTCCGCGAGCGCTGGGCGGTGGCGCGATGA
- the modA gene encoding molybdate ABC transporter substrate-binding protein, whose protein sequence is MRGLAALVLLLPLSACGGDDETLTVLAAASLTETFTELAATFEDEHPGVEVELVFGSSTTLAGQAVDGAPGDVLATADETSMALAEDGNALAGSADAFASNQITLVTPPENPAGLESWADLDDPEVDYVVCASSAPCGAVAAAVLAEEGVTATPASEEVDVKAVLARVVQGEADAGLVYRTDAVAAGDTVEQIPLAEEDASAYATTYYVARLAGDDPERADLAAEFVTLVRSNQAFEVLTEAGFGGIVRE, encoded by the coding sequence GTGAGGGGTCTGGCCGCACTCGTCCTCCTGCTGCCCCTCTCGGCGTGCGGCGGCGACGACGAGACCCTCACCGTGCTCGCCGCCGCGAGCCTCACCGAGACCTTCACCGAGCTCGCGGCGACCTTCGAGGACGAGCACCCGGGCGTCGAGGTCGAGCTGGTCTTCGGCTCGTCGACCACCCTCGCCGGGCAGGCGGTCGACGGGGCGCCGGGCGACGTGCTGGCGACCGCCGACGAGACGTCGATGGCGCTCGCCGAGGACGGCAACGCCCTGGCGGGGTCCGCGGACGCCTTCGCCAGCAACCAGATCACCCTCGTCACGCCGCCCGAGAACCCCGCTGGGCTGGAGTCCTGGGCGGACCTCGACGACCCCGAGGTCGACTACGTCGTGTGCGCGTCGAGCGCCCCCTGCGGCGCGGTCGCCGCCGCCGTGCTCGCCGAGGAGGGCGTCACCGCCACCCCGGCGAGCGAGGAGGTCGACGTCAAGGCCGTGCTGGCCCGCGTCGTCCAGGGCGAGGCCGACGCGGGCCTCGTCTACCGCACCGACGCCGTCGCGGCGGGCGACACCGTCGAGCAGATCCCCCTCGCGGAGGAGGACGCGTCGGCGTACGCCACCACCTACTACGTCGCCCGCCTCGCCGGTGACGACCCCGAGCGCGCCGACCTGGCCGCCGAGTTCGTGACGCTCGTGCGCAGCAACCAGGCCTTCGAGGTCCTCACCGAGGCCGGCTTCGGCGGGATCGTGCGCGAGTGA
- a CDS encoding TOBE domain-containing protein translates to MITYRLAEAAEILAVSDDTVRRWVDAGRLPSSRTEGRATVTGPDLADFAEQLVESGEVAERDRTRAGTVSARNRMSGIVTRVKRDHVMAQVEMICGPYRVVSLMSGDAADELGLEPGVRAIASVKSTNVVVEVPR, encoded by the coding sequence GTGATCACCTACCGACTGGCGGAGGCCGCCGAGATTCTCGCGGTCAGCGACGACACCGTACGCCGGTGGGTCGACGCGGGCCGGCTCCCCTCGAGCCGTACAGAGGGGCGGGCGACGGTGACCGGTCCCGACCTCGCGGACTTCGCCGAGCAGCTCGTCGAGTCCGGCGAGGTCGCCGAGCGCGACCGCACGCGTGCCGGCACCGTCAGCGCGCGCAACCGGATGAGCGGGATCGTCACGCGGGTCAAGCGCGACCACGTGATGGCGCAGGTGGAGATGATCTGCGGCCCGTACCGCGTCGTGTCGCTCATGAGCGGCGACGCCGCCGACGAGCTCGGCCTCGAGCCCGGCGTACGCGCCATCGCCAGCGTGAAGTCCACCAACGTGGTGGTGGAGGTGCCCCGGTGA
- a CDS encoding DUF4245 domain-containing protein, with product MSGQGQPSRYTRSFGGMTGALIVTVIAVLAFVAWRGLFRTDVDDTPVAVDWQESVELAQHADLDVVHPRDLPAGWIATSVDLSAGDDPRWGMGVLTDEGRFVGIRQQDASVDALVELYVDEEAESGEDARIDSEITDTWQTWSDEGGDRGYSTEIGDEALLVYGSAPVEDIEAYLGLLTR from the coding sequence GTGAGTGGGCAGGGACAGCCGAGTCGGTACACGCGCTCCTTCGGGGGCATGACCGGCGCCCTCATCGTCACGGTGATCGCGGTGCTGGCCTTCGTGGCCTGGCGCGGGCTGTTCCGCACCGATGTCGACGACACGCCGGTGGCGGTCGACTGGCAGGAGAGCGTCGAGCTCGCCCAGCACGCGGACCTCGACGTCGTCCACCCGCGTGACCTCCCGGCGGGCTGGATCGCCACGAGCGTGGACCTGTCCGCCGGCGACGACCCGCGCTGGGGGATGGGCGTGCTCACCGACGAGGGTCGCTTCGTCGGCATCCGCCAGCAGGACGCGTCGGTGGACGCGCTCGTCGAGCTCTACGTCGACGAGGAGGCCGAGTCCGGCGAGGACGCGAGGATCGACTCGGAGATCACCGACACCTGGCAGACGTGGAGCGACGAGGGCGGCGACCGCGGGTACTCGACCGAGATCGGCGACGAGGCCCTGTTGGTCTACGGCTCGGCGCCGGTCGAGGACATCGAGGCCTACCTGGGGCTGCTGACCCGCTAG
- a CDS encoding exodeoxyribonuclease VII small subunit, translating into MSDATPGQPSYEEAREELIEVVRTLEAGGTTLEESLALWERGEALAKVCQQWLDGARERLDEAMGTEPES; encoded by the coding sequence ATGAGTGACGCCACACCTGGTCAGCCCAGCTACGAGGAGGCCCGCGAGGAGCTCATCGAGGTGGTGCGCACCCTCGAGGCCGGCGGGACGACCCTCGAGGAGTCGCTCGCCCTCTGGGAGCGCGGCGAGGCGCTGGCCAAGGTCTGCCAGCAGTGGCTCGACGGCGCGCGCGAGCGGCTCGACGAGGCCATGGGCACCGAGCCGGAGAGCTAG
- the xseA gene encoding exodeoxyribonuclease VII large subunit codes for MPSLRDATVESPAPVRAVANAVSQWIDKLGAVWVEGQIAQVNRRPGMQTVFMTLRDTVADISVTLTCPRSLVDSMNPPLVEGASVVVHARPSFYANRGSFSLAAREIRMVGLGELLARLERRRQLLAAEGLFAAELKRDLPFLPGRVGLVTAPNSAAERDVLENARRRWPAVRFEVAYAAMQGTRSAAEVMEALDRLERNPDVDVVVVARGGGSIEDLLPFSDEALVRAVHAMRTPVVSAIGHEPDQPLLDLVADVRASTPTDAAKLVVPDMAEELNGVTWARDRLRQVITQRVAGEQEWLAQVRSRPAMADPRNLLTVRSDELGDLLARARRTLSHRLDRAADDIGHQRARAQALSPLATLRRGYAVLQDADGHVITSVTGAAAGAAVSVRVADGRIHATTDRVETATLVEEDPDE; via the coding sequence GTGCCCTCACTCCGCGACGCCACGGTCGAGTCGCCGGCCCCGGTGCGGGCCGTCGCCAACGCCGTCTCGCAGTGGATCGACAAGCTCGGAGCCGTGTGGGTCGAGGGGCAGATCGCGCAGGTCAACCGCCGCCCCGGCATGCAGACGGTCTTCATGACGTTGCGCGACACGGTCGCCGACATCTCGGTGACCCTCACCTGCCCCCGCTCCCTCGTCGACTCGATGAACCCGCCCCTCGTCGAGGGTGCGAGCGTCGTCGTGCACGCCCGGCCCAGCTTCTACGCCAACCGCGGCTCGTTCTCCCTCGCCGCCCGCGAGATCCGCATGGTGGGTCTCGGAGAGCTCCTCGCGCGCCTCGAGCGCCGCCGCCAGCTGCTCGCTGCCGAGGGTCTCTTCGCCGCCGAGCTGAAGCGTGACCTGCCGTTCCTGCCCGGGCGGGTCGGGCTGGTCACCGCGCCCAACAGCGCCGCCGAGCGCGACGTCCTCGAGAACGCCCGCCGCCGCTGGCCCGCGGTGCGCTTCGAGGTCGCCTACGCCGCGATGCAGGGCACCCGGTCGGCGGCGGAGGTGATGGAGGCGCTCGACCGGCTCGAGCGCAACCCCGACGTCGACGTCGTGGTCGTCGCCCGGGGCGGCGGCTCGATCGAGGACCTGCTGCCGTTCTCCGACGAGGCGCTGGTCCGTGCGGTGCACGCCATGCGCACTCCCGTGGTGTCCGCGATCGGCCACGAGCCCGACCAACCACTGCTCGACCTCGTCGCCGACGTGCGCGCCTCGACCCCTACCGATGCCGCCAAGCTGGTGGTGCCCGACATGGCCGAGGAGCTCAATGGCGTCACCTGGGCGCGTGACCGGCTGCGCCAGGTCATCACCCAGCGGGTGGCCGGCGAGCAGGAGTGGCTGGCCCAGGTCCGCTCCCGTCCGGCCATGGCCGACCCCCGCAACCTGCTGACCGTCCGGTCCGACGAGCTCGGCGACCTGCTCGCCCGCGCCCGGCGTACGCTCTCGCACCGCCTGGACCGGGCCGCCGACGACATCGGTCACCAGCGCGCCCGCGCCCAGGCGCTGTCGCCGCTCGCCACGCTGCGACGCGGGTACGCCGTGCTCCAGGACGCCGACGGACACGTCATCACCTCGGTCACGGGGGCCGCCGCCGGCGCCGCGGTGTCCGTGCGGGTCGCCGACGGCCGGATCCACGCCACCACCGATCGTGTCGAGACAGCCACCCTGGTCGAGGAGGACCCCGATGAGTGA
- a CDS encoding 4-hydroxy-3-methylbut-2-enyl diphosphate reductase, whose product MTLRHDAAGASSAQDGATDLGLPPVLDPETAKNVLLAAPRGYCAGVDRAVITVEKALDLYGAPVYVRKQIVHNKHVVANLESRGAIFVEELDEVPEGRTVVFSAHGVSPAVHAQAAERGLKTIDATCPLVTKVHHEARRFASDDYDILLIGHEGHEEVEGTAGEAPEHIQLVQSPDDVAGIVVRDPAKVAWLSQTTLSVDETLETVAAIREKFPLLLDPPSDDICYATQNRQLAVKEISLAADLVIVVGSRNSSNSVRLVEVALEAGAKASYLVDDHTEIDEAWLDGVETVSVTSGASVPEDLVEGVLAFLSERGFPDARAVHSAEESLIFALPPELRRDLRAAQKA is encoded by the coding sequence ATGACCCTTCGACACGACGCCGCTGGCGCGTCGTCTGCTCAGGACGGCGCCACCGACCTCGGCCTTCCGCCCGTCCTCGACCCGGAGACCGCGAAGAACGTGCTGCTCGCGGCTCCCCGCGGCTACTGCGCCGGCGTGGACCGGGCCGTGATCACGGTGGAGAAGGCCCTCGACCTCTACGGCGCGCCCGTCTACGTCCGCAAGCAGATCGTGCACAACAAGCACGTCGTGGCCAACCTCGAGTCGCGCGGCGCGATCTTCGTCGAGGAGCTCGACGAGGTCCCCGAGGGCCGGACCGTGGTGTTCTCCGCCCACGGCGTCTCGCCCGCGGTCCACGCGCAGGCCGCCGAGCGGGGCCTCAAGACCATCGACGCCACGTGCCCGCTGGTGACCAAGGTGCACCACGAGGCGCGTCGCTTCGCCTCCGACGACTACGACATCCTGCTCATCGGCCACGAGGGTCACGAGGAGGTCGAGGGCACCGCGGGCGAGGCGCCCGAGCACATCCAGCTGGTGCAGAGCCCTGACGACGTCGCCGGCATCGTCGTACGCGACCCGGCCAAGGTCGCCTGGCTCTCGCAGACCACGCTGAGCGTCGACGAGACCCTCGAGACCGTGGCCGCGATCCGGGAGAAGTTCCCCCTGCTGCTCGACCCGCCGAGCGACGACATCTGCTACGCCACGCAGAACCGGCAGCTCGCGGTCAAGGAGATCTCGCTGGCCGCGGACCTGGTGATCGTCGTCGGCTCGCGCAACTCGTCCAACTCCGTACGCCTCGTGGAGGTCGCGCTCGAGGCCGGCGCCAAGGCGTCGTACCTCGTCGACGACCACACCGAGATCGACGAGGCCTGGCTAGACGGCGTCGAGACCGTGTCCGTGACCTCGGGCGCCTCCGTGCCGGAGGATCTCGTCGAGGGCGTGCTCGCGTTCCTGTCCGAGCGCGGGTTCCCCGACGCCCGTGCCGTGCACTCGGCGGAGGAGTCCCTGATCTTCGCGCTGCCGCCCGAGCTGCGCCGCGACCTGCGCGCCGCGCAGAAGGCCTGA
- a CDS encoding L-threonylcarbamoyladenylate synthase, producing MARYLDIHPDNPQPRLVTQVVEALRDDALIAYPTDSGYALGAQLGNRDGRDRILRIRELDDRHHFTLMCKDFSQLGQFVHVDNHAFRAIKAATPGPYTFILPATGEVPKRLMHAKKRTVGVRIPDHTLVCALLEELGEPILTSTLILPGETEARTMGWEIKEDLDHVVDVVVESGEVTAEPTSVIDWSEAEPVVVRHGAGDVSRFEE from the coding sequence ATGGCGCGCTACCTCGACATCCACCCCGACAACCCGCAGCCGCGGCTCGTCACCCAGGTCGTCGAGGCGCTCCGCGACGATGCGCTGATCGCCTATCCCACCGACTCCGGCTACGCCCTGGGCGCGCAGCTCGGCAACCGTGACGGCCGCGACCGGATCCTGCGGATCCGCGAGCTCGACGACCGCCACCACTTCACGCTGATGTGCAAGGACTTCTCCCAGCTCGGGCAGTTCGTCCACGTCGACAACCACGCGTTCCGGGCGATCAAGGCCGCGACGCCGGGGCCGTACACGTTCATCCTGCCCGCGACGGGCGAGGTGCCGAAGCGGCTGATGCACGCCAAGAAGCGCACCGTCGGCGTCCGCATTCCCGACCACACCCTCGTCTGCGCCCTCCTCGAGGAGCTCGGCGAGCCGATCCTCACCAGCACGCTGATCCTCCCCGGCGAGACCGAGGCGCGGACGATGGGATGGGAGATCAAGGAGGACCTCGACCACGTCGTCGACGTCGTGGTCGAGTCGGGCGAGGTCACGGCCGAGCCCACGTCGGTGATCGACTGGTCCGAGGCGGAGCCCGTCGTCGTACGCCACGGGGCGGGCGACGTGTCGCGCTTCGAGGAGTGA